In the Arachis ipaensis cultivar K30076 chromosome B04, Araip1.1, whole genome shotgun sequence genome, TTTCATCGCCATTTATATTCTtgcctttactttcttgccatttaagttttcgttctttactttcttgtcattaaAGTTTTCGCAATTTatattttgcaatttactttcaacactttaatttcttacaatttacattctgttagtTCAATTCCACCAAAACCATCAaatattagcttgactagacaaatcacctcactaaagttgcttgatctatcaatccctgtgggatcgacctcactcttgtgagttattacttgacgattcagtacacttgccgaagagaTTTGTTGCTGTGCAAATTCCTGGTTCATCAGTGTAATTCAGTGTAATGattaattattctattttttctgatataatttttaattttttaattttaaataataaatcgaACCCTAAGATTTGAGGAATAATAAAagagcaatgttacatgaccaacacatttaaaaaaatttgtaatactaaaatataaatttGAGACTCACatttatgtatttaaaaaaaataaaataaagaaataaatctAACCATTAAATTCGcatgtttaaaaaaattttaaaactataaATCTAataatatgaaaattaaatttatgattttcatataaaaaaataccAAATTTAACATTAATGAAAAATACAATTGGAAGGGCAACCCAAAATTAAAAGACGGTATTTGATGCAACAAGCGAACTATAACTTAAATAGCATATCCTCACCTAGAAATTTTAAATTCAACTCTCactctaatttttaaaaaaaaaatctggaGCAGTCGCCCAATCCCAACATGTGTCCAAATACAGCTTTATCCAGGTGCGCTTCTCAccgaggaaaaaaaaaaaacaacgttAAAATCTGTAGCAATGGCCCAAAAAGAAACCTCACAATTGATAGGTGTTCGGTTTTACCCCTTTTAAAATAAGCAAAGGCTCTACAGCTTCCATTTTATCAAACCGAGAAAATTTGTCATTTTCCTCCTTAGCATTGTTTATAGGCTTATAAATTGATTTAAAATTGGTGTTTgctacggtacgatgataaatttatACGTACCGGTACAATAAAAACAAGAACAAATTAAAACACgacatttggattatattttccatattagtaattaatttttttttctttaaatatatatcatatcaatatttttactaaactatctttatattttaataaaaataaaaaatattttttatttaatattataaaaagacttaaatatcctttttctttttatattaaaCAAAAACTATTCTAATCCTTTTAATTTACTCAAAATTCAATTAACCTTAATTTGaaccaaattaaaaattaaaatcacaATACATTTGATTATTCATATACTAAAAAATTACTTGATCTCTCATGAACCCTAATCTAATATCTGATATCCCATTCATAACAAAAAGAAGAACACacctaaaaaataaaattattctttattattatatACCAATCTACCAATAAAATACATCCTCACCCCTAATCTCCTCTCCGAACAGCAGCAGCAGCTTATCTTCACCTTCTCCCTCCCTTGCAGCCGTGCTCTGTCTCCATCGTTCTTCACGCTTCACGCAGTAGCAGCACGCACGAGCAGCCGCCTTATCGTTCTCCACGCATCAACAGCCCTGTGTCGCCCTCCGTGCAGTGCAGCCATCGTGTTGTCCTCCACGTAGCAGCAACCCCGTATCGCTCTCCGTGCCTTCCTCCACTCCTCCCTGCAGTTGCCACTCTCTGTGTAACATGGTAGTTTCCAAAGGTGTGTAACAAATATACCCAGTTCATTTCGTGGCATTCAAATTGAAGTAAATAATTCAGTgttttggtgattcaatattaACTTTCTATATTTTTGCAATGTACAGAGCACCAATGAAAAACTGTTATTGACTTAGCTTGTAGACTTGTAGTCGTTGACTTGGTGAAATATATTGTAGCTAAAAACTCCAATGTGACATGATGAAAACTTATTATTGAGTCTTTTGCTTCAAAATTATGAACAGACTAGAGTCTCTGGATTGTTGACAAATGCTCCGTTTATGCTAAATGTGGGTTGTGACATGTATGTGAACAATCCTAAGGTTGTTCTACACGCACTCTGCATTGTGTTTGCTTCACTTAGATATTTAAATGTGAGTTGTGAATTTGTTTTTTGATCTGTGAGTTAAATTGTAAATTTGTTTTACTAGTTCTTTGTGATTTGTGAGTTGAATTGTGAAGTTgtgttttgatttgtaagttgaATCCATGCCTTTTTCTATGTATGGAAATGCAAATTTTGCTACTAGTTCTTTTTTCCTGCACAGGGGTCAGTGAAAGACTTTTTCTGTTTTGAATAAATGATTAGAAGTAGAGCTTTTCTATTAGAAGCGGGCTTCAAATTTGTTAGGTCTTCATGTCTTCGATTCACTTTTTTACGAAATCTAGgtttttaaaatttctaattttctatTTGGTTGTTTTTGCTTACTGTCAAATCAAGAATCCAATTTCCTTGGTTTCTAAGGCTTTTGATAAAATTATCTTACGTTAGATTAACCTTTCAGTATAATTACTCGTAGATATATATAATGTCAGTATTACTCAAGGCATAGGATCATCACAATTATATAGAATGGTTTAGTTTAGTCGAAGCAGTTAAAAAAAATTCACTCGAAAATCTCACTGGAATGCCTTATTagcttaaaatttgaaagaattatttatttttgtgattATAAAAGATCTGTTCAATTTAAAATTAAGCAGAGAAAAAGTTTATTCAGTGCATTATAGACGGTTAATGTATTGATGCAAAATTAAATCGAGCCATATATTTAGATGATAGGAAACTTTATTTGATGTGATTGGGTAATTGGAGAGGAACTTGGCAGGTTTGGAAAACAGGTGGTGAAGATCCATCATTCATGGTCAAGGTTGACTCCCAGAACTTAGAAAATATGTTGGGATTTTCTGAAGCTAACTTGTCAAGCAAATCCAATTCTTTCATGACATGTTTTATTCGTTGTTTTAAGTGAAAATGTATTCCTTCTGGAAGATAAACATTGTAGATACAACTTTCTTTTGCTATTTCCTTTGACTTTTTGAGTCAAATGTAAGATACTATCCCATATGAATTTTTATGTTTGTATATTGTTGAAGGGTTAGAAGAGAAGAAGCACGTTTAGATTTTTTTGAAAGTTTCAATTtttggtttggcaaattttttaTTCATGAGCGCAGAAGTGATTTTGCATTCAAAATCACGTGGAAGCAACCATTTTGAGCTTCTTCGTTTCACTAACGGGCTTTTAGCCATCAATGTTCAatctttatttatcttttatcaacTTTATCATTTATGCatgttattgtattatttatgaaatttttattatttctatttatatgaacttttttttctattatttattatttttgttctttgttaattatttatttgacaTTATACATTTTTATAATTATGNNNNNNNNNNNNNNNNNNNNNATatatttaaaggaaaaaaaattagttactgaTGTGGAAAATATAATCCAAGTGTCGTgttttaatttgttctttttttATTGTACCGATATGTATAAATTTATCATCGTACTATAGCAAACAcctttaaaattatattatatcCATTGTGTGAGAGAATCTTAGTAATAAATAAAGCTATTTTGCTTCCGGATCTAAACTTTTGTGTTGTTGCTAAGCAGCTTCCATTTCGTCTTTTAcacagaagaaaaaaaattaattaaatgaaTTATATCCAGTTGGCTTCAGAAACCAGAGTATTAAACACGACTCCGGTCAAACAAGTAAGATCACTGgatttttattttcagtagtAGTGTTTCCACTTCTACACAGTAAACAAGCTTggaaggcaaaaaaaaaaaaatggctaTGCTTCTTATTATTCCACTGTTAGTGCACTCCATCCTATTCACCATTTCAAGTAAGCACCCTTCTACTCCTTCTCACTGAGTTTCCGATATGtgttttgttcatttattattgGAGGCGTGTGTTttgtagagtgattaaccccttTTTGATTTACTCCACGTGCAGGTGCACTGTTCTCACCCCAGCCTGGGATCTGCTACGGCCAACTAGGCAACAACCTTCCACCGCCATGGAAGTCAGTGGAGCTCATAAAGTCCCTCAAAGCGAAGCGCGTCAAAATCTACGATGCCACGCCGGAGATTCTCCACGCGCTCAAAAACACCACCATTCAAGTCTCCATCATGGTCCCCAACGAGATCATCTTCAACGTCTCCACCAACAAGACATTTTCCGACCAGTGGGTTCGAAAAAACGTAGTACCATTCTACCCACACACCCTCATCCGCTACCTGCTTGTCGGCAACGAAGTCATCAGTAGCACAAAGAACGACACGTGGCAGCACCTCGTCCCCGCAATGCGCAACATCAAGCGCTCCCTCAGATCCTTCCGCATCAACAAAGTCAAGGTGGGAACCCCATCTGCCATGGACGTTCTAGAATCGTCCTTCCCACCCTCAAACGGTGCGTTTCGCAAGGACATAGCTGCTCCCATAATGAAACCAATGCTCAAGTTTTTGGACCGCACCAAGTCCTTCTTCTTCCTTGATGTGTACCCGTTTTTCGCCTGGGCTTCGGATCCCACAAACATAAAGCTGGAATACGCGCTTTTGGAATCCAAGAACATAACCGTTACTGATTCAGGTAAAATCTCAGATTTAACATATtactattttaaataaattaatccaTTCTACAAATTTTCTACTGAGTTTGACCGATCTTTCTATTTAAATATTGTTACGATTTGaaatatacatataaatatatactATACAATATTGAAATTTTCCAATTTGGTTGCAGGTACAGGTCTTGTTTACTCAAACCTCTTCGATCAGATGGTAGATGCTGTTTACTTCGCCATGAAGCGGGTCGGGTATCCGAATATTCGGATCTTCATTGCGGAAACGGGTTGGCCAAATAAGGGGGACATTGACCAGATCGGAGCCAATATTTTCAATGCTGCTGCTTACAATCGCAATTTCGTTAAGAAAGTAATGACTAAACCCCCGGTTGGGACTCCGGCGCGACCAGGTTGGGTTCTTCCATCTTTTATATTCGCGCTGTATAACGAGAACCAGAAACCAGGTCCGGGTACGGAGCGGCATTTCGGGTTGTTGTTCCCGAACGGGTCAATGGTTTACGATATTGATCTTTCGTGGAAGACGCCGGAGTCTGAGTTCCGGGCATTGCCGGCACCGGAGAACAATGCGCCGTACAAGGGGAAGATATGGTGCGTGGCGGTGCGTGGGGCAAACGAGACGGCGGTGGCGTCGGCATTGTCATACGCGTGCTCGCAGGGAAATAACACGTGTTACCCGATTCGAGCCGGGAAACGGTGTTTTAAACCCGATTCACTGTACTGGCATGCTAGCTACGCGTTTAGTTCATACTGGGCGCAGTTTAGGAAGACTGGTGGAACTTGTTACTTCGATGGGCTTGCCACGCAAACTACAAAGGATCCAAGTACGTCTTCGTCTCTTTGCCTAAATATTGAttggataaaatatattttttataattaatttttgtaaaaggtttaaaaataattttaacatttgatttattttaattttatttctaatgTTTAATGAAATTtgtaaattaaacatgcaaaaaattttaaattaaacacATATTTTTTACCAAtacatagaattttttttaacttgAAAACTATTTTTTTACTATAAggacaatttttttaaaatgaaacacacaagaaaaacattaaaaaaaaaattgaagaaaataactaaacacaCAAGTATTTTTACACCAAAACACAAATTTTTTCAACTGAAcatgaaaattttattttattttattttgttgagttACTGCTTCACTTATCTTCATTGTTAATCTTAAAAAAGTCTTTATATTCTTCTTTCAAGTACCCTTGATGAAAAGAAATCATGGACATATCACATATTTGATAGTCTTTGTTCTCAATTTGATTGTTGATAAATTGGTAGAACACGTGCATGTATTACCGTCAATAAACTATCAAAACAAAATATCTGTTCGGAGGTATCCATGAATATtaagttttttaaaaatatatatataaacataataaaatttaatacaattcaaccaaatatattaaattaacacAATTCCAACCaacatatacaaattaaaaaaatgaaatagaAAAATTTTCCACAAATGTTAGAAACGAATTAAAATTACataactatatatatacatatttattAGGGCATTTAAATATTATATTCTTTATGGGGATTTCATGGATTCCCATGGAGTAGTGGATTTCCATCCCTGTGGAGATTTTGCGGGTCAGCGTTAGTTTTCCATTGCGGATAACTGCGGGtatatgttttcttgccatcctCATTTGAGACTTTAGAGCACCCAAagaaaaatgcaataaaagaagaaTCAGTAGCAGAACGTATGTGATTCATGTGAGTGATTTTTGTTAGGAATGATTTAAGATTAAGGGATTAAATTGATTTTGTAgaatttaattactaaaaaatttgCTCATGTAGCACTGTTATTCTCAAGAAATGTTTGTTTTGTTTGAGTttttatttgaaaagataaaattaaatagaaattattgtaaaatatgaAACCCGCATTTGCATTTAACCTCTAATAATAATAGGTGGTTAAACTAGAccactttaaaattttaatagattaaaaaaatattttataatgacCAAACCATAGAAATGAATATTTATTGGGATAAAAAAtcttagtgatttattttatttgtcacatttagccAACATTAATCTCTTTTTCCATCTTTATCTCTAATTTAAAGTAAGTTTAAGAAAAAGAACAAGTACAATATTAATTGTATTAATAgaagtttttatttttgtttttgaagaTATTTTATGTAGTTATATAATtttctattattatattttataaccGGTGTAATTTGAATAAGTCAGGTATGTCCTTTTTATAAATAGGATGACAATTTTATATAAAATGTTTCaaccttttaaaaataaaatgaaactctaTTCCGAATGTTCCCTCGTAATAGAATGTTTTCATATTTGTAGGTTACGGATCTTGCAAGTTCCCAAGTGTAACACTATGAAGGAATCAacacaagaaaatgaagatatcattACTACACCATTTAATGATTCTTTCATTGACGACTACTACAGCTGCTGCTGCAACATTAGCAACTTATTATTCCACCATTTTGATATccgtttaattgctttcatttcatTAATATTTTGTTCCTCCTCTCGGCAGCAATATGTGCCCACCACTCCACCGGGGAGGAATTCAAAGTAAGCAATGAGCTCAATAATTT is a window encoding:
- the LOC107639330 gene encoding probable glucan endo-1,3-beta-glucosidase A6, encoding MAMLLIIPLLVHSILFTISSALFSPQPGICYGQLGNNLPPPWKSVELIKSLKAKRVKIYDATPEILHALKNTTIQVSIMVPNEIIFNVSTNKTFSDQWVRKNVVPFYPHTLIRYLLVGNEVISSTKNDTWQHLVPAMRNIKRSLRSFRINKVKVGTPSAMDVLESSFPPSNGAFRKDIAAPIMKPMLKFLDRTKSFFFLDVYPFFAWASDPTNIKLEYALLESKNITVTDSGTGLVYSNLFDQMVDAVYFAMKRVGYPNIRIFIAETGWPNKGDIDQIGANIFNAAAYNRNFVKKVMTKPPVGTPARPGWVLPSFIFALYNENQKPGPGTERHFGLLFPNGSMVYDIDLSWKTPESEFRALPAPENNAPYKGKIWCVAVRGANETAVASALSYACSQGNNTCYPIRAGKRCFKPDSLYWHASYAFSSYWAQFRKTGGTCYFDGLATQTTKDPSYGSCKFPSVTL